The genomic DNA GCAGAGCCGCGCCCCTGACACAGGATACCCTGGCTTCGGGCAAAGCGCACAATGTCATAAACAGTCAGAAAATAGGAGGCATAATCGAGCTTCCTGATCAGGCGCATTTCATGACGCAGGCTCGCCTGCACCTTGGCCGGAACGCCGTCCGGAAAGCGCGCTTTGGCACCGCGTGCGGTCAATTGTTCCAACGCGATCTGAGAGGGAACGGGTTGTCCGCCAAGCTCATCAAACACCGGGTCATCGGGATATTGGTAGCGCAGTTCATCAAGCGAAAACTGCAACCGGTTGAACACTGCGACAGAAGCGGCGACCGCAGCTTCATAGCCTTTGAAAAGCCGTGCCACCTCCGCGCCGGCTTTTAGATGCCGCTCGGCATTGGGTTCCAACATGGTGCCGATAGTGGCCAGTGTCCGGCCTTCGCGTATGCAGCTCAGAACATCCTGCAGGGGCCGTCGTGCGGGGCTGTGATACAACACATCCCCCACCGCCAGAAGCGGCACTTTGTATGTGTCGGCCATGCGCGACAGGCGTTTCAGGCGCGGACCATCATGAACGCCGTAAGTGCGGGTCAGGGCCAGATAGACATTGCCGCCGAACCGGCTGGCCAGTTGCGGCAGAAAAGCCCCTGCCTGTTCCGTGAACTGCGCAGGTAGAACAGGAGCCATGATAAGTTGGTCACCTAACTCCAGAAGATCATTGAGTTGCAGATAGCAAGACCCTTTGGGCGCGCGTCGTTTGCCGCGTGTCAGCAATTCGCATAAATTGCCCCAGCCCTGGCGGTTGACCGGCCAGACCAGCGTGTCCGGTGTTGCATCGGTAAACACCAGCCGGCAACCGGGCGCAAAAGGCAATTCTGCCTGTTTCGCCGCCATATGGGCGCGTACCACACCGGCGAGGGAATTGCGGTCGGTGATGGCCAGCCCGCAAAGGCCCAGCCTGGCGGCCTCAAAAACCATTTCCTCACCATGAGAGGCACCGCGCAGAAAGGAAAAATTCGTGGCAGCGGCAAGTTCGACATAGGGCAGGCCGGAGGATTGCTCACTCATGGAAAAAGCCCGTGCATATACCAGTGCGGGCGGCCGCTTTCGCGTTGATACAGCCCCTGACGAAACAGCCAGAAGCGGCGGCCGTCACGATCCTCGGTTTTGAAATAATCCCGGGTCAGCGCCTGGCGGCCGTCGCGCCACCATTCGCAGGCAATCCGTTCCGGTCCTTCACTGGCGGCAACTTCGTAAAGCACCCTGCGCCAGCGGAAACGCTGCGGCAGCCCTTCCGGTATTTCCGCCATCACCTCTACGGGCTCGGGCCGGTTCAGCAGCAGAACCGGCCGGGTGAGCTGCATGTCGAGGGCCTGCATCTGCGAAGGCTCTGCAAACGACAGGGCATCCTGTGGCGGCATCCGCCCGGTCTTTGAGTTGGGCCGGATAATGGGCTTATGAATGGAGGACACTGTCCCGAAACTGCGCTCCGGAATATGGCTGTCATTCACGGCAAAATGTTGAACGCGGTCTGTGCCAAGCCGCGCGCCGAGCCGGTTGATCAGGGCATTGTAACCATCCTCCACCGGCACTCTGGCAACAAAATCGGCCTGCTGCTGCACCATGGGTTCCGCTGCAGCAACTTCCAGGCGGATCAGATCATAGCCGAAACCGGCGTCCAGAGGACTGTGCAGACTGGCCAATCGGTCCTGAAACAATTGCCCGATATGGGCCGGCTCGCGCTCGGGATTGGCTGTGACAACGCTGAGCATGCGCCGCTCCCCATCGACCCGGAACAGTTTCAGAACCAGAACCCGCGCCCCGATGGCGCGCTTTTCCAGAGCAGGTTTCAGATTGCCGGCAAGGGACAGAATGGTACGGCTGATATCATCCTGCAAGGAAACCGGCTCGACGAATTGCCGTTCGGCCGCCAGCTCCGCCACAGCGATGCGCGGCGAAATAGTTTCTTCTTCCCGGGCCAGCGCCTGATCAAGCCGGCGCAGCAATGTCCGGCCAAACCGCAGGGACAGCGGCCCGCGCGGCAAATCCATGATGCAGCCGATGGTTTTCAGGCCGACACGTTTCAGCTCTTCAACCGTGCTCGGCTCTGTACGCAACGCCTCCAGGGGCAAGGGGGCGAGCCTTTCTCTTTCTGCACCAGGAGCAATAAGTCTGCATGTTGCCGGATCGCCATAGCGGGCCATGCCCCAGGCGGCTCCCGGCGTAGAGGCGATGGCGATATTGGCGGCAAACCCCTGTGCCGTCAGTCTGGAAATCATATCCAGACGCAAAGCCTCCTCACCATTGAACAGATGTGCGCAGCCGGTAATGTCCAGCATCAGACCGGACAGGCCATGGATCGTGTCCACCGCCAGCAAAGGCGTATAGCGCTCGCACCAGTCTGCCAGGGCGTCCAGCAGCGCAGCATCGGCGGCGGCATCGGCCTGATGACACTCCAGAGCCGGCAAAATGGCACGGGCATCTGCCAGGGTCTGGTGTTTGTACAGCCCGGCTTTTCTGGCTGCCAGGTTGAGGGCGCTCAGGCGCAAGGCGTTTTTGACAGAAGCGATAACGCCAAGCGGCGGACACTCAGCCTGGCCGTTCCAATGCTGTTTGAAGCGCCACGACCTGCCCCAGAGCTGGCGGCTGATCCGGTCGGTCGCAAGGTCCGGAAGAGCGATGCTGAGGAAGCGCTGCGGGCGGTCCGGCGTGGTCTGTGGTTTGAATTCGGACATGGTTGAATTTTCTGATTTGGTGGTTCCAGGTAATGGAGGCGCTGCCGGTTGCGCCCTGCCGGTTGCGCTCCAGATGAACAACAAGCGCTGTATGGCCAATGGGGTCGCCAGACAGGGCCTGCAGATGCGGTTGCGCCCGACCGGACCGGCGCGG from Pararhizobium sp. IMCC3301 includes the following:
- a CDS encoding DNA polymerase Y family protein, whose product is MALPDLATDRISRQLWGRSWRFKQHWNGQAECPPLGVIASVKNALRLSALNLAARKAGLYKHQTLADARAILPALECHQADAAADAALLDALADWCERYTPLLAVDTIHGLSGLMLDITGCAHLFNGEEALRLDMISRLTAQGFAANIAIASTPGAAWGMARYGDPATCRLIAPGAERERLAPLPLEALRTEPSTVEELKRVGLKTIGCIMDLPRGPLSLRFGRTLLRRLDQALAREEETISPRIAVAELAAERQFVEPVSLQDDISRTILSLAGNLKPALEKRAIGARVLVLKLFRVDGERRMLSVVTANPEREPAHIGQLFQDRLASLHSPLDAGFGYDLIRLEVAAAEPMVQQQADFVARVPVEDGYNALINRLGARLGTDRVQHFAVNDSHIPERSFGTVSSIHKPIIRPNSKTGRMPPQDALSFAEPSQMQALDMQLTRPVLLLNRPEPVEVMAEIPEGLPQRFRWRRVLYEVAASEGPERIACEWWRDGRQALTRDYFKTEDRDGRRFWLFRQGLYQRESGRPHWYMHGLFP